From Pristiophorus japonicus isolate sPriJap1 chromosome 1, sPriJap1.hap1, whole genome shotgun sequence, a single genomic window includes:
- the pex2 gene encoding peroxisome biogenesis factor 2 isoform X1 has product MKTCKKDAIGSNMDSKEDSLNTPTPVLRISQLDAFELDRALEQLVWSQFAQCFQCFKPGLLTYFEPELKAFLQLLLWRFTVYSQNATIGQTLLNIRYKNDLSQGQKYQPMSKHQKLWYALCTIGGKWLQERAHDLFSNRSPESTIHKMKYFITFIVGLLKVAGLLNFLSFLQKGRFATFPERLLGIRAVFSRAQGFRQVGFEYMNRELLWHGFAELLIFLLPLINTRKMKAVVSSWFLPVGHLRDNDGTLAIHCKECALCGDWPTMPHTIGCKHVFCYYCIQSNYLSDAYFTCPKCSSEVQHLAPLTPEVHKPI; this is encoded by the coding sequence ATGCCATTGGTAGCAACATGGATTCCAAAGAAGACAGCTTAAATACCCCAACTCCAGTATTAAGAATAAGCCAGCTGGATGCTTTTGAACTGGACAGAGCCTTAGAACAGCTTGTGTGGTCCCAGTTTGCCCAGTGTTTTCAGTGTTTCAAACCTGGCTTGTTAACATACTTTGAACCAGAACTGAAAGCCTTTCTGCAACTTTTGTTATGGAGATTTACAGTCTATTCACAAAATGCAACAATTGGCCAGACACTTCTGAACATCAGATATAAAAATGACTTATCTCAGGGACAGAAGTACCAGCCAATGAGTAAACATCAGAAGTTATGGTATGCGTTATGCACCATTGGGGGGAAATGGCTGCAAGAGAGAGCCCATGATTTATTCAGTAATCGTTCTCCAGAGTCAACTATTCACAAGATGAAATATTTCATTACTTTTATAGTTGGACTTTTGAAAGTGGCCGGACTACTGAATTTTCTCAGCTTCCTTCAGAAGGGTAGGTTTGCCACATTTCCAGAACGACTCCTGGGAATCAGAGCAGTTTTTTCCAGAGCTCAGGGTTTTCGTCAAGTAGGCTTTGAATACATGAATCGAGAACTGTTATGGCACGGCTTTGCTGAACTCCTTATATTTCTTCTGCCACTGATTAATACAAGAAAAATGAAAGCAGTTGTCTCATCGTGGTTCCTTCCAGTAGGCCATCTCCGAGATAATGATGGCACACTAGCTATCCACTGTAAAGAATGTGCTCTTTGTGGTGATTGGCCAACAATGCCTCACACAATTGGTTGTAAACATGTTTTTTGTTATTACTGCATACAAAGTAATTACCTGTCTGATGCTTACTTCACTTGCCCAAAATGCAGCAGTGAAGTCCAACATTTAGCACCTTTGACACCTGAAGTTCACAAGCCAATCTGA
- the pex2 gene encoding peroxisome biogenesis factor 2 isoform X2 → MDSKEDSLNTPTPVLRISQLDAFELDRALEQLVWSQFAQCFQCFKPGLLTYFEPELKAFLQLLLWRFTVYSQNATIGQTLLNIRYKNDLSQGQKYQPMSKHQKLWYALCTIGGKWLQERAHDLFSNRSPESTIHKMKYFITFIVGLLKVAGLLNFLSFLQKGRFATFPERLLGIRAVFSRAQGFRQVGFEYMNRELLWHGFAELLIFLLPLINTRKMKAVVSSWFLPVGHLRDNDGTLAIHCKECALCGDWPTMPHTIGCKHVFCYYCIQSNYLSDAYFTCPKCSSEVQHLAPLTPEVHKPI, encoded by the coding sequence ATGGATTCCAAAGAAGACAGCTTAAATACCCCAACTCCAGTATTAAGAATAAGCCAGCTGGATGCTTTTGAACTGGACAGAGCCTTAGAACAGCTTGTGTGGTCCCAGTTTGCCCAGTGTTTTCAGTGTTTCAAACCTGGCTTGTTAACATACTTTGAACCAGAACTGAAAGCCTTTCTGCAACTTTTGTTATGGAGATTTACAGTCTATTCACAAAATGCAACAATTGGCCAGACACTTCTGAACATCAGATATAAAAATGACTTATCTCAGGGACAGAAGTACCAGCCAATGAGTAAACATCAGAAGTTATGGTATGCGTTATGCACCATTGGGGGGAAATGGCTGCAAGAGAGAGCCCATGATTTATTCAGTAATCGTTCTCCAGAGTCAACTATTCACAAGATGAAATATTTCATTACTTTTATAGTTGGACTTTTGAAAGTGGCCGGACTACTGAATTTTCTCAGCTTCCTTCAGAAGGGTAGGTTTGCCACATTTCCAGAACGACTCCTGGGAATCAGAGCAGTTTTTTCCAGAGCTCAGGGTTTTCGTCAAGTAGGCTTTGAATACATGAATCGAGAACTGTTATGGCACGGCTTTGCTGAACTCCTTATATTTCTTCTGCCACTGATTAATACAAGAAAAATGAAAGCAGTTGTCTCATCGTGGTTCCTTCCAGTAGGCCATCTCCGAGATAATGATGGCACACTAGCTATCCACTGTAAAGAATGTGCTCTTTGTGGTGATTGGCCAACAATGCCTCACACAATTGGTTGTAAACATGTTTTTTGTTATTACTGCATACAAAGTAATTACCTGTCTGATGCTTACTTCACTTGCCCAAAATGCAGCAGTGAAGTCCAACATTTAGCACCTTTGACACCTGAAGTTCACAAGCCAATCTGA